The following proteins are encoded in a genomic region of Arachis ipaensis cultivar K30076 chromosome B02, Araip1.1, whole genome shotgun sequence:
- the LOC107625647 gene encoding uncharacterized protein LOC107625647: protein MQFSEKRSDELLKPSEDMVFGLELRKFSSKRHSSLKTAKESSVLPQTSRIPKDEDKLKLKSSIGAEHHDMKHKAKKDAEWKIENRGSFKRNATDSDELVKHMSNLPGYLLQPDRGHKSQEKAFNVGVLDWSRLEKWNHNHNHIPVLSSNFAAFSSSESSSRAVTKLSTRSVSFREKNDEKKGLASSSRTRPSKKNRECLPGNSKLLFPDGRQSGSSRSKTKCTDEQRMAPLAFESLSKTHSDVSLERRKRNDHSKRTLQDGNSTSNSRRHHGVSHVPKEISQQNTNSWQEYSRNKKERHHKLSSDIGQPAVISKNKEVSLRSKKVNSSSREIGKKVDQLQQSDSNNGHKHCHDFRLSELRSSSDEKRSESSQSSSSYISLPDQVCAEDVCPEIPRSSTLSSGVEFTSLERVRRSTGASLDMDCSSVVSETPAYANRISKRRSLGAYSDADLFGTNQRNQSVLSNIKEPLSQESAELTSSSRRGRNISHSRRFSXXXXXXXPTLPRSSANYVGAKSGPVTPECSIRWDNPGKEKASSTRTNPSPLRRLLDPILRHKASSIHHSAESSQTQKGSMNSVSFAALRVDELQPSERSKGSMVHGLLQLTMKNGLPLFKFVLNNEKNIFAATRRSLSPLEKDVWDAYFTFYLVNEIKKKSVGWMSHGSKGKSSGYAYNCIAQMKFSSSKITKPIDQNSNRQRMVKEYVLIAQTEHGQPKLVQSSEIAAVVIETPWENTSNEAMHSDTDLLKHGCLRCLSNERCLCSSSGENDVCTTKVILPGGVHGSPNKGEPSPLIFRWRTGGSCDCGGWDIGCKLLVLSNQKQQSSDVPKFPKPFHDRFQLYAEEGDKQDTPIFALSPLKDGFYSVEFHSSVTYLQAFFIAVAVLSCQKFPSFLEMGSMLEDNLKEPSSKNNNRPQGKAPLKYTPIPPLSPVGRV, encoded by the exons ATGCAATTCAGTGAAAAGAGAAGTGATGAGTTGTTGAAACCTTCTGAGGACATGGTATTTGGTTTGGAACTAAGAAAGTTCAGCTCAAAACGGCATAGCAGCTTGAAGACCGCAAAAGAAAGTTCCGTGTTGCCCCAAACAAGTCGAATTCCGAAGGATGAGGATAAGTTGAAATTGAAGAGCAGCATTGGTGCAGAACACCATGATATGAAGCATAAAGCGAAGAAGGATGCAGAGTGGAAGATTGAGAATCGAGGGAGCTTTAAGAGAAATGCAACTGATAGCGATGAGCTTGTCAAGCACATGTCGAATTTGCCAGGTTATCTCCTGCAACCTGATAGAGGACACAAGTCCCAGGAGAAGGCCTTCAATGTTGGTGTTCTAGATTGGTCTCGGCTCGAGAAATGGAACCACAACCACAACCATATCCCAGTTCTGTCTAGCAACTTTGCAGCATTCAGTAGCAGTGAATCATCATCAAGAGCAGTTACAAAATTGTCTACTAGAAGTGTCAGTTTCAGGgaaaaaaatgatgagaaaaagGGTTTGGCTTCTTCCTCAAGAACCAGGCCATCTAAAAAGAATAGGGAATGCCTTCCGGGAAATTCTAAACTTCTCTTTCCGGATGGCCGACAATCTGGATCTTCTAGAAGCAAAACTAAGTGCACTGATGAGCAGAGAATGGCACCCTTGGCATTTGAGTCCTTAAGCAAAACTCATTCAGATGTATCGCTTGAGAGGCGGAAGAGGAATGATCATAGTAAAAGAACTTTACAAGATGGAAATTCCACTTCAAATTCAAGGCGGCACCATGGGGTCTCACATGTTCCGAAAGAAATTTCTCAGCAGAATACGAACAGCTGGCAAGAGTATAGCCGCAATAAAAAGGAAAGACATCATAAGTTAAGCTCTGATATCGGACAGCCAGCAGTAATATCAAAGAACAAAGAGGTCTCTTTAAGATCTAAGAAAGTGAATTCAAGCAGCAGGGAAATTGGGAAAAAGGTGGATCAGTTGCAGCAGTCAGATTCCAACAACGGTCACAAACATTGCCATGATTTCCGGCTTTCTGAGTTAAGATCATCTTCTGATGAAAAGCGTTCAGAATCTAGCCAGAGTAGTTCGTCATATATTTCCCTTCCTGATCAGGTTTGTGCTGAAGATGTATGTCCTGAAATCCCTCGTTCAAGTACGCTCAGTTCCGGGGTTGAGTTTACATCTTTGGAAAGAGTTAGACGCAGCACTGGTGCTAGTCTGGATATGGATTGTTCTTCTGTTGTGTCTGAGACACCTGCTTATGCCAATAGGATTTCTAAACGTCGTTCATTAGGAGCTTACTCCGATGCTGATTTGTTTGGCACCAACCAAAGAAATCAGAGCGTTTTAAGTAATATAAAGGAACCACTGAGCCAAGAATCGGCAGAGCTGACTTCATCCAGCCGGAGGGGCAGGAATATATCCCACAGTCGCCGGTTTAGCTTNNNNNNNNNNNNNNNNNNCCCTACACTTCCACGATCTAGTGCTAATTATGTTGGTGCGAAGTCTGGTCCAGTCACGCCTGAATGTTCCATTCGTTGGGATAATCCTGGCAAAGAGAAGGCAAGTAGTACCCGGACCAACCCTAGCCCCTTGCGGAGGTTATTAGATCCTATACTGAGGCACAAGGCATCAAGTATACACCATTCTGCTGAAAGCAGTCAGACACAAAAGGGAAGCATGAATTCAGTTAGCTTCGCGGCATTAAGAGTTGATGAACTACAGCCTTCTGAAAGAAGCAAGGGATCAATGGTTCATGGCCTTTTGCAGCTTACAATGAAAAATGGACTACCTCTGTTTAAATTTGTGCTCAACaatgagaaaaatatttttgctgCTACCAGGAGAAGTTTGTCACCACTGGAGAAGGATGTTTGGGACGCATATTTTACATTCTACCTCGTCAATGAAATCAAGAAAAAGAGCGTTGGATGGATGAGTCATGGTAGCAAAGGAAAAAGCTCCGGTTATGCCTACAATTGCATTGCTCAGATGAAGTTTTCCAGCTCTAAAATCACCAAGCCAATCGATCAGAACTCTAACAGGCAGCGAATGGTTAAAGAATATGTCCTCATCGCCCAGACGGAACATGGACAGCCGAAGCTCGTTCAGAGCAGCGAGATTGCGGCCGTTGTCATTGAGACACCTTGGGAAAACACGAGCAATGAAGCAATGCATAGTGATACTGATTTGCTGAAGCATGGATGCTTAAGGTGCTTGTCCAATGAAAGATGCTTGTGCAGCAGTTCAGGAGAAAATGACGTGTGTACCACCAAAGTTATACTCCCAGGTGGTGTTCATGGATCACCAAACAAAGGTGAACCGTCACCATTGATATTTCGGTGGAGAACTGGTGGTTCATGTGATTGTGGGGGTTGGGACATTGGTTGCAAACTGCTTGTCCTCTCTAACCAGAAGCAGCAAAGTTCAGACGTTCCGAAATTTCCAAAACCTTTCCATGACCGTTTTCAACTTTATGCCGAG GAAGGAGATAAGCAAGACACACCCATTTTCGCCTTGTCACCGTTGAAGGATGGATTCTACTCGGTTGAGTTCCATTCATCAGTCACTTATTTACAGGCATTCTTCATCGCTGTCGCCGTTTTGAGCTGCCAGAAATTTCCAAGCTTTTTGGAAATGGGTAGCATGCTTGAAGATAACCTTAAGGAACCTAGTTCCAAGAACAACAACAGGCCTCAAGGAAAAGCACCCTTAAAGTACACTCCAATTCCACCACTCTCTCCTGTAGGAAGAGTTTGA
- the LOC107625648 gene encoding F-box protein SKIP8 yields the protein MALHGTIFINGLSSNTIKEFNFLPGSFINNFQKLHYVSLPSSNPVRLVFGKSFGRSDQLCLLPATQWPNLQKQGYRRQQRVKSEDSESILSSENIALDEQTLEEELRNAIAEENYAKAAKIRDTLKNLQKDSKTTIFGINSRFYESFRNGDLAAMQALWSKKDEVCCVHPGLKGISGYDDVIESWNLVWANYEFPLEIRLEDIKVHARGDMGYVTCMEFVKTKGGRWGGQFVTNVFEKIDGQWYICIHHASPIDL from the exons ATGGCGCTTCATGGAACCATATTCATCAAT GGTCTTTCTTCTAATACAATCAAGGAATTTAATTTCTTACCGGGTTCATTCATCAATAACTTTCAGAAGCTTCATTATGTTTCTCTTCCTTCCTCTAATCCAGTTAGATTAGTTTTTGGCAAAAGTTTTGGAAGAAGTGACCAACTGTGTCTTCTGCCTGCCACTCAATGGCCAAACTTGCAAAAGCAAGGATACA GGAGGCAACAAAGAGTCAAAAGTGAAGACTCAGAGAGCATCTTGAGTAGTGAGAACATCGCATTGGATGAACAGACTTTGGAGGAGGAGTTACGGAATGCCATTGCGGAAGAGAACTATGCTAAAGCAGCAAAAATAAGGGATACGCTCAAAAATCTCCAAAAAGATAGCAAGACAACAATATTCGGCATAAACAGCCGGTTTTATGAGTCGTTCAGAAATGGGGACCTGGCAGCAATGCAAGCCCTGTGGTCGAAGAAAGACGAGGTGTGCTGTGTTCACCCTGGTTTAAAAGGGATATCTGGTTATGATGATGTTATTGAGAGCTGGAATTTGGTTTGGGCAAACTATGAATTTCCACTAGAAATTAGGCTAGAAGACATCAAGGTTCATGCTAGAGGGGATATGGGGTATGTTACTTGCATGGAATTTGTCAAGACAAAAGGAGGAAGATGGGGAGGGCAATTTGTAACCAATGTGTTCGAGAAGATTGATGGCCAGTGGTATATTTGTATCCATCATGCTTCCCCAATAGACTTATGA